ACTGGGGGCCCGTGCATCAATACAACATCGTAGGCCCCGCCAGTTTCTGCCTGTGGCCCTTTACCTCCCACTGGGGACTCATTCCCTGATCCCCGCCATGCGCCGCCAGGCAGTTTTTTCCCGTCAAGACATGACCCAAGCCCAGACCATCACCAGCAAGGCCAAATCCAACCTGGCCTTCGCTCTCATTGACCTTCCGGAAGAGGAACGCCGCCACATGGCGGAATTCTACGCCTTCTGCCGCACCGTGGACGACATTGTGGACGAGCCCGGAATGACGCCCCAGGAACGCCACAACGCCCTCAACCGCTGGATCAAGGTCATCAACGGGGAACAGGGGCTGGAACTGTCGGAACTTGAAGAGGACATCGTGGCCCTGATCCAGGACCTGGATCTGGACACCACACCCATGCTCCACCTGATCGAAGGCTGCCGTTCCGACATCAGCCAGCAGCAGCCCCTCACCCGTGACGAACTTCTGGACTATACGTACTGCGTGGCGTGCTGCGTAGGCCTGACATCCGCCCGCATCATGGGGGCAGGCGAGGAGTCCTACCCGTATGCGATTGCCCTGGGGCACGCGCTCCAGATGGTGAACATCATCCGGGACGTGGCGGAAGACTGCAACAGATCCAACCGCATTTACCTTCCCAAAGAGGACATGGAGCGCTTCGGCTATACCCTGGAGGATCTGCGCAACGGCGTGTATTCTCCGCAATTAAAGGAGTTGCTGCAATATGAGGCGGACCTGGCGGAACAGTTCTTCCGGGATGCGGAAGAGGAATACAACCGCCTCAGCCCGGAAGACAAGGCGGCCCTCGTCCCCGCTCAGGCCATGTCGCTCATCTACCACACCATTCTGGACAAGATGAAGGCGGGCGGCTTCCGCATCTTCGACATCCGCTACCGCGTCAATACCTTCCACAAGCTCTGGCTCCTATTCCGCACCAAGCTGGACATTGACCCGCAGTCCTACTACGACAAGTCCAAGGCTTATTACGACAAGCTGGTGGGCTTTCTGTCCCGGCCGATGAAAAAGGATGAAAAGTAAGCGCGCCCGTTTTTCACGGACTTTTTTCCGGACATATCCCCGTTCAGATATGAGACCGCATTTTCCGGCGCCTGCGTCCAGCATCCGCCTCTGGTAAATGCCTGTACGGGGCTGTGCAAGACGGCAGGCCGCAGCCGGAAAAGGAGGTGAGTCTCCGTACGCGATACGGAAAAGAATTCCGTTTTATCCAGCCCTGATGCAGGTCAGGCTCAACAATTTTGCACGGTTTTTATGCCCCAAAGAGGGGAATACCCTGCCTAACGGTGCCGGGAAGCATGCACCGTCACGGAAACGCTGTCCGTGCGCGGCAGGATGAATTTGTGCAGCGTGACAACCACATGCCGCGCGCCGAATTGTTCCAGGCAGACGTTGCCGAGATCCTCCGCCAGCGTCTCCACCAGCTTGCGGGGATGCGCCAGGGCTTCCGCCCTCAGGGCCTGGGCGATGGAGTCGTAACAGACGGTCTTTGAAAAATCATCGTTCAATCCGGACAGGGCTTCATCCGGGTAAAAGGCAATGTCCGCCTTCAGCGTCTGCATGGAGGCGCGTTCCTCATCCGGCACGCCGATGAAGGTGTCCAGTTCCAGGCCGTGGATGTTGATGGAGTCCTGCGTGTCCGACGGCAGGGCGTAGCGGCGCATCAGGGTGCGCAGGACGAGCAGGTCCGGAACGATGATGTCCGGCTTTACGCGGGAAAGCTGGGCGGCGTCATTGTAGCCGGTCAGAACGGCAATGGACGTGATTCCGGCATGGTGGGCAGTCTCCACGTCGTGCTGCATATCCCCGATGAAGGCGGTTTCATGAGCATGAAGGCCATGCTGACCCAGAAGGGTGTGGATGTGGGTGTCCTTGTGGCGAATGCCCGCATGAATGGCCTCAAAGTATTCCATCATTCCCAGTTCCCGGCACTGGATGTCGAATTCCTTGGCGTCCACGCTCGTCAGGATGAAGCAGCGTACGCCGCGCGCGCGGCAGAATTCCAGGAATTCCCGCGCGTGGGGGAGCACCTCCACCGTGGCGGTGGAAACGCGGAATGCGTAACGGAAATGGTCTTCCAGTTCGTTCAGGTCCGCCTGGGGCAGGACGCGCGCGTAATAGTCCGGATAGGGGAGCTGGAATTCCGCCCGGAATTCGTCCCTGTTCATGCAGGGCTTGCCGTACTGGGAAAAGACGTAGTTGGAGGCGTCCAGCGTCAGCGCCAGATCGTCCACCAGCGTGCCGGACCAATCGAAAATCAGATTCTTGAACATGGGAGTATGTGTAGGGGAAAACTCAATCCAGCGCGTACCGCATGGCGGCCACCCCGAAAAAGGCGGCCGTTTCCACCCGCAGGACGATGGGGCCGAGTGTCACGGGAACGAACCCCGCCTCCAGGGCCGCCGCGGTTTCCTGCTCCGTGAAATCCCCTTCCGGCCCTACCAGCAGGGAGGCTTTTTTTACGGAACGGCCGCGCGCTTCTTCCAAAACGTCCCGCACGGGACGCACACCGGGCACCAGGGAGGCAATCACATTCAGGCCGTCCGGCACGCCGCGGCCCAGCCATTCCGCAAACGGCACGGGAAGCTCCACGGCTGGGAGCGTGTTCTGCCCGCACTGCTTGCAGGCCTCCAGGGCGATGCGCTGCCATTTCTGCCTTTTGGCCTCCGCTTCCCGGGCGTTCAGGCGCACGATGGTCCGGTCCGTGATGAGGGGGACGATGGCGGAAACGCCGAGTTCCACCGCCTTCTGGATGATGAGGTCCATGTTGGCGCCCTTGGGGATTGCCTGGCAAAGCGTCACGGAAGCCAGGAACGGAGCGGGGGGACACTCTTCCCCGGGCGTCAGAAGCACACCGGAACTGCGCGGGGCTTCCGCCACCACGGCATGGGCGGCCCGGCCCCGGCCGTCAAAGACCACGCAGGCGTCTCCCTGTCTCAGGCGGAGCACCTTGGCCGCATGGTGCGCTTCATCCCCGCGGAGCTCCCAGACGGGAGCGGACCATTTCGATGGGGGGAGAAAGAAGCGCGCCATGTGCGAGGAAAGTTGTTCCGGCCTTTATTTGTTCTTGAGGTAACGGGCGGCCTTGTCGGCAAACGCCACGCAGGCGGGCTGGTTGCGCTTTTCATCCAGGGTGGACGCAAAGGCGTTCAGCTTGTCCGTCTGGTCCTTGCTGAGCTGGGTGGGGATTTCCACTTCCACCTCCACCAGCATGTCTCCGACTTCAGAACTGCGCAGGGCCTTGACGCCCTTGCCGCGCAGGCGGAAGATCATGCCGTTCTGCGTGCCTTCCGGCAGCTTGATGGTAGCGGCCCCGTCCAGAGTGGGGACTTTCAGCTTGCCGCCGGTGACGGCAAGAGCCAGAGGCACCGGAACGGTGCAGCTCAGGTCGTTGCCCTCGCGCTGAAAGATGTCGTGCGGCTTCACGTCGATGAATACGTGCAGGTCCCCCGTGGGGCCTCCGTGGACGCCGGCGTCCCCTTCCCCGGCAATGCGGAGCTGGCTGCCCGTAGTAACGCCCGCCGGAATGCGGATGGTGATATGGGAGTCCTCCCTCACGCGGCCCTCTCCGTGGCAGACGGGACAGGGGTCGGAAATGATTTCCCCGGTGCCGTGGCACGTGGGGCAGGTGGATTGCTGGACAAAAAACCCGCTCTGCTGGGTGATGATGCCGCGCCCCTGGCAGGTCGGACAGGTCTTGAACGCTTCCTTGCCTTCCCTGGCTCCGGAGCCGTGGCAGGTCTTGCAGGTTACCAGGCGTTCGATTTCCAGCTGCTTGGTGCAACCGCGGGCCGCTTCCTCCAGCGTGATATCCAAATCATAACGCAGGTCGGAACCGGGCCTTTTGCTGGAACGCTTCTGGCCGCCGCGGGCGCCGCCCCCGAACATGTCCGCAAAGCCTCCCATTCCGGAGAACATCTGGGCGAAGATATCCATCGGGTCCTGGAACCCGCCGCCTCCGGCATAGCCGCCGCCCCCGGTTCCGCCCTGTTCAAAGGCGGCGTGGCCGAAGCGGTCGTAGGCAGCTCTCTTGTCCGCATCGGAAAGCACTTCATAGGCCTCCCCCAGCTCCTTGAACTTTTCCTCCGCGGAGGGGTCGTCCGGGTTGCGGTCAGGGTGGTATTTCAGGGCCAGCTTGCGGTAGGCCTTTTTAATCTCGTCATCTGTGGCGCTTTTGGAAACGCCCAGGATTTCGTAATAATCTTTTTTAGCCATGTGGCGTGAATGTTGGAAAACGGTCAAACTTCGGGCTCGGGTTCCGGCGCATGGGCCACCACGACGTTTGCCGGGCGCAGAAGCCTGTCTTTCAACGTGTAACCTTTGCGGATAACACGCAGGACGGTTCCCTCCGGCTGGTCGGAAGGCTCGCGCTGGATGGCTTCTTCCGTGGCGTGGTCAAACATGCTGCCCACAACCGGGTCCAAAGCCTGCACGCCGTTGGAGGCGAGGAATTCGTCCAGCTGCTTTTTCACCATGCTCATGCCCACGTAGATCATGGAGGAGGCATCCGCGCTGGCGGCGGCCATGCCCATTTCAAAATTGTCGATGACGGGCAGGAGTTCCTCCAGCAGACGCTGGTTGGCGAACTTGGCGCACTCTTCCTTTTCCTTCACCATGCGCTTGCGGTAGTTGTCGTATTCCGCTGCGGTGCGCATGGCGGAATCCCGCCATTTCAACAGTTCCTCTTCCAGTGAAGACACAGCTTCCTGTTCCTCTGCGGCCGCTCCTTGCGCCTGTTCCAGGATTTCCTTTTCCCCGGCATCCGCGTTCTGATTCTGTTCTTCGTCGCTCATGCGGGTACTCTAAATATTTTTACGGTTTGCGTCAACGGCCTGCTAAGACATGTCTGACGTTTGACACGTGATGATGCGCATGCAATGCAACTCCTCTATGCAGAAACGGGAACACATTTCCCCCGAACGGGCTGCCCGCATGGCCGGAAGGCGAGTTCAGGGCGCCAGCCGGGAAAGCTTTTCCGCGCATTCCTCCGGCAGTTCCACCACCTTCAGCCGCCCCGTTTCTCCGCGCAGCAGGATGACGGAAGATTTGGGAATGCCCAGCCAGGAGGCCAGAAAAAGAATGACGGCCTTGTTTGCCTTCCCTTCCACGGGGGGAGCGGCAATGCGCAATTTCAGGGTGCGGCCCGTCCGCGGGTCTTCCTCCCAGCCCGCGGCCTCGCTCTTTTTGGCGTTGGGGATGACTTTCAGGGCCAGTTTCATGCCTTTTCCGCTCCCGTTTCCCCCCGCTGCCTTTCCACCAGGTCCGCATACCTGATCAAACGGCCTCCGAACAAATCCAGGGCGCTCCCCACGGTGGCGTCCAGAGCGCCTCCGCTCAAGGCGTCTATTTCTTCAAAGTCCTGTATCCGGCTGATTCCGCCCGCATAAGTCATGGGAATGCGCCGCCATGCGCCGAGCAATTCCACCAGTTCCCGGTCGATTCCGGAACACAGCCCTTCCACGTCCGCGGCATGCACGAGAAATTCCGCGCAATGTTCCGCCAGCATGTCCAGCGTGGCTTCCGTCACCCGGAGTTCCGTCAGGGTCTGCCATTTGTTCATGGCTACGGTCCAGCCGCCGGAAACCCTGCGGCAGCTCAAATCCAGCACCAGCCGTTCCGCGCCGACGGCGGAAACAAGGTCCTTTAGCCTTTGCTGCAAAAATTTTCCTTCCGCGTCAAACAGGCAGGACGTGACGATGACGTGGCTGGCTCCCACTTCAATCCACTGTTCCGCATTTTCCGGAACAATGCCGCCCCCCACCTGGAGCCCCCCCGGCCACGCGGCCAGGGCGGAGAGGGCGGTTTCCTCATTGCCGGGGCCCAGTTTGATCACATGGCCTCCCGTCAGGCCGTCCCGGCGGTAGAGATCCGCATACCACGCCGCATCCCGGTCGGAAACAAAATTGGTACGCAAACCCGCTTCATCCCGTGTCAGGGAACCGCCTACAATCTGCTTCACCCTGCCGTCGTGGAGGTCAATGCATGGTCTGAATCTGGTCACGCGGCCACTTTGCCCCGGCACACCCCGGCAGGTCAAGAAGGGATTCCCGCCGCTTGTGAAAACCCTTCTCCAACATATTTTAAACAAAAACGGCGGATTCATCCGCTTTCCATTAAAAGCTCCTACCCTGTACGTCTTATGAAAAACAAATCAGCCAAAAGCCATATCCTCTCCTATTGTGCCGGAAGCGCCCTGCTGGCCCTCGCCGCTTTTTCCGCCGGACAGGCCGCCGCGGGAGTCCATGCCGGAGAGGTCCTGCGCACTCCCGCCGGAGACAGAATATTCATCCGGTACGACTCCGCGGGATTTCCCATCTGGGGCTACAGCCCGTGCGGACGCCCCATTTACGCCTATTCTCCCGGAGGAAAGCCCATCTTCCTCATCAGCGGCATTCACAGCGGGTGCCTCGTCCCGGCATGGAATCCCCGCCCGCACTACCGCGGCCACTCCTGGCCCGTGGACGTGCGCCGCGAGTACTTTCCGCCGGCGCCCCGCAGGCATGCAAGACCGCTTCCTCCTCCGGGGCCCCGCTACCGTTCCCGCAGCCCCAGGCCCCGCCCCATCGTACATCCGTCCCGTTTCCACAGGCTCCGGTAATGTTTCTCCTTAAAAAATCCTCAACGGCATTCCCCCGCTTCCCGGCATCCGCACCACTGTTTTCATGAGCGCATGATCAACAATCCATTTTCCGGCC
This genomic stretch from Akkermansia biwaensis harbors:
- a CDS encoding HAD hydrolase-like protein, translating into MFKNLIFDWSGTLVDDLALTLDASNYVFSQYGKPCMNRDEFRAEFQLPYPDYYARVLPQADLNELEDHFRYAFRVSTATVEVLPHAREFLEFCRARGVRCFILTSVDAKEFDIQCRELGMMEYFEAIHAGIRHKDTHIHTLLGQHGLHAHETAFIGDMQHDVETAHHAGITSIAVLTGYNDAAQLSRVKPDIIVPDLLVLRTLMRRYALPSDTQDSINIHGLELDTFIGVPDEERASMQTLKADIAFYPDEALSGLNDDFSKTVCYDSIAQALRAEALAHPRKLVETLAEDLGNVCLEQFGARHVVVTLHKFILPRTDSVSVTVHASRHR
- a CDS encoding DUF167 domain-containing protein, translated to MKLALKVIPNAKKSEAAGWEEDPRTGRTLKLRIAAPPVEGKANKAVILFLASWLGIPKSSVILLRGETGRLKVVELPEECAEKLSRLAP
- the hisA gene encoding phosphoribosylformimino-5-aminoimidazole carboxamide ribotide isomerase; protein product: MTRFRPCIDLHDGRVKQIVGGSLTRDEAGLRTNFVSDRDAAWYADLYRRDGLTGGHVIKLGPGNEETALSALAAWPGGLQVGGGIVPENAEQWIEVGASHVIVTSCLFDAEGKFLQQRLKDLVSAVGAERLVLDLSCRRVSGGWTVAMNKWQTLTELRVTEATLDMLAEHCAEFLVHAADVEGLCSGIDRELVELLGAWRRIPMTYAGGISRIQDFEEIDALSGGALDATVGSALDLFGGRLIRYADLVERQRGETGAEKA
- a CDS encoding nucleotide exchange factor GrpE, translated to MSDEEQNQNADAGEKEILEQAQGAAAEEQEAVSSLEEELLKWRDSAMRTAAEYDNYRKRMVKEKEECAKFANQRLLEELLPVIDNFEMGMAAASADASSMIYVGMSMVKKQLDEFLASNGVQALDPVVGSMFDHATEEAIQREPSDQPEGTVLRVIRKGYTLKDRLLRPANVVVAHAPEPEPEV
- a CDS encoding phytoene/squalene synthase family protein, producing MTQAQTITSKAKSNLAFALIDLPEEERRHMAEFYAFCRTVDDIVDEPGMTPQERHNALNRWIKVINGEQGLELSELEEDIVALIQDLDLDTTPMLHLIEGCRSDISQQQPLTRDELLDYTYCVACCVGLTSARIMGAGEESYPYAIALGHALQMVNIIRDVAEDCNRSNRIYLPKEDMERFGYTLEDLRNGVYSPQLKELLQYEADLAEQFFRDAEEEYNRLSPEDKAALVPAQAMSLIYHTILDKMKAGGFRIFDIRYRVNTFHKLWLLFRTKLDIDPQSYYDKSKAYYDKLVGFLSRPMKKDEK
- the dnaJ gene encoding molecular chaperone DnaJ codes for the protein MAKKDYYEILGVSKSATDDEIKKAYRKLALKYHPDRNPDDPSAEEKFKELGEAYEVLSDADKRAAYDRFGHAAFEQGGTGGGGYAGGGGFQDPMDIFAQMFSGMGGFADMFGGGARGGQKRSSKRPGSDLRYDLDITLEEAARGCTKQLEIERLVTCKTCHGSGAREGKEAFKTCPTCQGRGIITQQSGFFVQQSTCPTCHGTGEIISDPCPVCHGEGRVREDSHITIRIPAGVTTGSQLRIAGEGDAGVHGGPTGDLHVFIDVKPHDIFQREGNDLSCTVPVPLALAVTGGKLKVPTLDGAATIKLPEGTQNGMIFRLRGKGVKALRSSEVGDMLVEVEVEIPTQLSKDQTDKLNAFASTLDEKRNQPACVAFADKAARYLKNK
- a CDS encoding 16S rRNA (uracil(1498)-N(3))-methyltransferase — translated: MARFFLPPSKWSAPVWELRGDEAHHAAKVLRLRQGDACVVFDGRGRAAHAVVAEAPRSSGVLLTPGEECPPAPFLASVTLCQAIPKGANMDLIIQKAVELGVSAIVPLITDRTIVRLNAREAEAKRQKWQRIALEACKQCGQNTLPAVELPVPFAEWLGRGVPDGLNVIASLVPGVRPVRDVLEEARGRSVKKASLLVGPEGDFTEQETAAALEAGFVPVTLGPIVLRVETAAFFGVAAMRYALD